One segment of Brassica napus cultivar Da-Ae chromosome C3, Da-Ae, whole genome shotgun sequence DNA contains the following:
- the LOC106359262 gene encoding uncharacterized protein LOC106359262, whose amino-acid sequence MGNKIHATSKRSLMQRIQRVFPIDSWGVIEHVTVTPAGGQYRTTNYKYKMPAFLIDVIGRIHELGDVQTVQVSGEDRKRVQFRLVDAEGNNLACCLWGTYAEQLEPFSGKDQTIICLIRFAKIKEFRGELQITNAFDASRLFLNAMIPEVTHLTERFKLHLVVKDDSATCNLMLLGSVGKSIVAVDAEELWDGSYEEIEDPEILPEPILSLVGKSFCFGISITSDNVTNGSDTFVVLEVCSGDKVLTIETDSQSNSDMVTTSSTMSSGSAMMLDQISSDECPTPITKRKEYDYDLQDLTSSSKKQCIKIIKQEKTKND is encoded by the exons ATGG GTAACAAGATCCATGCTACTAGCAAACGATCTCTCATGCAACGGATTCAACGTGTCTTTCCTATAGATTCATGGGGAGTTATTGAACATGTTACCGTCACTCCAGCTGGTGGTCAATATCGAACTACCAACTACAAATACAAGATG CCAGCTTTCCTCATAG ATGTTATAGGAAGAATTCATGAACTTGGTGATGTACAGACTGTTCAAGTTTCTGGCGAAGACAGAAAGAGGGTTCAGTTTCGCTTAGTTGACGCAGA AGGAAACAATCTAGCATGCTGTCTCTGGGGAACATATGCCGAGCAACTTGAACCGTTTTCTGGCAAAGATCAAACAATTATTTGTTTGATCAGGTTTGCAAAAATCAAGGAATTTAGAG GAGAGCTGCAAATCACTAATGCTTTTGATGCTTCACGTCTGTTCCTGAATGCAATGATCCCTGAAGTTACCCATTTAACTGAaag atTCAAGCTACATTTGGTTGTCAAAGATGACTCTGCAACATGTAATTTGATGTTACTAGGCTCTGTTGGTAAGTCCATCGTCGCAGTGGATGCTGAAGAATTATGGGATGGATCTTATGAGGAG ATTGAAGATCCAGAGATATTACCAGAACCTATTCTTAGTTTGGTTGGAAAGTCTTTCTGTTTTGGTATTTCCATAACGTCAGACAATGTCACAAATGGTTCAGACACTTTTGTTGTTTTAGAGGTTTGTTCTGGAGATAAAGTTCTTACTATCGAGACTGACTCTCAATCTAATTCTGATATGGTCACTACTTCTTCTACCATGTCATCTGGATCA GCCATGATGTTGGATCAAATTTCCTCTGATGAGTGTCCAACTCCTATAACAAAGCGCAAGGAATATGATTATGACCTACAGGACCTAACATCTTCTTCCAAGAAACAATGCATCAAGATCATCAAACAAGAGAAGACCAAGAATGATTAG